The Panicum hallii strain FIL2 chromosome 9, PHallii_v3.1, whole genome shotgun sequence genome has a window encoding:
- the LOC112873673 gene encoding leucine-rich repeat extensin-like protein 6: protein MAPLSGPTTGKRALRHLLLLCLLLPCLSQPLPAPSPSPAAAPTFPLSPFNDRLDAAYVALQAWKHAIIEDPKNLTGNWCGPYVCNYTGVFCTAAPDDPHILTVAGVDLNHGRIAGYLPDHIGLLADVALLHLNSNRFHGTLPGSMQHMRLLFELDVSNNLLSGAFPSFLTSLPSLKYLDLRFNNFDGQLPDDVFGRQLSLDALFANNNRFNVTLSSRTLTNSTASVIVLANTELKGCLPPSIGDMADTLVELVLLNTSISSCIPPEIGKLKKLKVLDLSHNELAGELPESIGDMESLEVLNVGYNQLSGVVPESICLLPKLRNLTVTGNYFCGEPVSCLHVPLRDDRMNCIPEWPHQRTHEECIAFEHRPPVHCGADGCILHHPL, encoded by the coding sequence ATGGCGCCTTTGTCAGGGCCAACGACAGGCAAGAGAGctctccgccacctcctcctcctctgcctcctcctccCATGTCTCTCCCAACCACTCCCGGCTCCTtccccctcgccggcggcggcgcccacgTTTCCCCTCTCGCCGTTCAACGACCGCCTCGATGCGGCGTACGTCGCGCTGCAGGCGTGGAAGCACGCCATCATCGAGGACCCCAAGAACCTGACCGGCAACTGGTGCGGCCCCTACGTGTGCAACTACACCGGCGTCttctgcacggcggcgcccgACGACCCGCACATCCTCACCGTCGCCGGCGTCGACCTCAACCACGGCCGCATCGCCGGGTACCTCCCCGACCACATCGGCCTCCTCGCCGACGTCGCGCTCCTCCACCTCAACTCCAACCGCTTCCACGGCACGCTGCCGGGGTCCATGCAGCACATGCGCCTCCTCTTCGAGCTCGACGTCAGCAACAACCTCCTCTCCGGCGCGTTCCCCTCGTTCCTCACCTCGCTGCCGTCGCTCAAGTACCTCGACCTGCGCTTCAACAACTTCGACGGGCAGCTCCCCGACGACGTGTTCGGCCGGCAGCTCAGCCTCGACGCTCTGTTCGCCAACAACAACCGCTTCAACGTGACCCTGTCGTCGCGGACCCTGACCAACTCCACGGCGTCCGTCATCGTGCTCGCCAACACCGAGCTCAAGGGCTGCCTGCCGCCGAGCATCGGCGACATGGCCGACACGCTGGTGGAGCTCGTCCTCCTCAACACCAGCATCAGCTCCTGCATCCCGCCGGAGATCGGCAAGCTCAAGAAGCTCAAGGTGCTGGACCTCAGCCACAACGAGCTCGCCGGGGAGCTGCCGGAGAGCATCGGCGACATGGAGAGCCTAGAGGTGCTCAACGTGGGGTACAACCAGCTGTCCGGCGTGGTGCCGGAGAGCATCTGCCTGCTGCCGAAGCTCAGGAACCTCACCGTCACCGGCAACTACTTCTGCGGCGAGCCGGTGTCCTGCCTCCACGTGCCCCTGCGCGACGACCGGATGAACTGCATCCCCGAGTGGCCCCACCAGCGCACGCACGAGGAGTGCATCGCCTTCGAGCACCGCCCGCCGGTGCACTGCGGCGCTGACGGCTGCATTCTTCATCACCCGCTGTGA
- the LOC112876100 gene encoding serine/threonine-protein kinase Nek1-like, producing the protein MDQYEVLEQIGKGAFGSALLVRHKLEKKKYVLKKIRLARQTDRTRRSAHQEMQLIATVRNPFIVEYKDSWVDKGCYVCIVIGYCEGGDMAEAIKRANDTHFSEEKLCQWLVQLLMALDYLHAHHILHRDVKCSNIFLTRDQNIRLGDFGLAKILTPDDLASSVVGTPSHMCPELLADIPYGNKSDIWSLGCCMYEMAALRPAFKAFDMQALINKITKSIVSPLPTRYSGAFRGLVRSMLRRSPEHRPSAAELLKHPHLQPYVLQVHLKSSPSRSVIPVHQSPTEKRMTFAAEPVYRSKGRRNSLGNERIVTFSKPSPEGNYISYIPGMKDCTTPQSAKELSVEESQVEDVTSKTVAARTSSIMKTPKTTPWKMMTTLKNRLEAPQASYDRTSHIEQFSRTPVDNRSTRLARRASLPLPVFETPKRSSISILQQLESPDVSVNSPRIDRIAEFPLASSGEEPRFSVGKPSLSSAHGSCSAATPPFVDRSITKDKCTAQTLRTAAAAASDGENDSRGDDDDSSTGRNATAAAVSSRGSSGSSRQRRQQQRRFDTTSYQQRAEALEGLLEFSAQLLQQERYEELGILLKPFGPGEKVSPRETAIWLTKSFKETGL; encoded by the exons ATGGATCAGTATGAAGTGCTGGAGCAGATCGGTAAAGGAGCATTTGGCTCTGCTCTGCTGGTCAGGCACAAGCTGGAGAAGAAGAA GTATGTGTTGAAAAAGATCCGGCTTGCGCGTCAGACAGACCGCACTCGCCGGTCTGCCCACCAGGAG ATGCAGCTCATTGCTACAGTGAGGAATCCATTCATTGTGGAGTACAAGGATTCATGGGTGGATAAG GGTTGCTACGTTTGTATTGTTATAGGGTATTGCGAGGGAGGAGACAT GGCTGAAGCTATTAAAAGAGCTAATGATACCCACTTTTCTGAGGAG AAGCTTTGCCAGTGGCTAGTGCAGCTTCTCATGGCCCTTGACTATTTGCACGCACATCACATTCTTCACCGTGATGTCAAG TGCTCCAATATATTTCTTACCAGGGATCAGAACATAAGACTTG GTGACTTTGGGCTTGCAAAAATATTGACCCCTGATGATCTAGCATCCTCG GTAGTAGGAACACCAAGTCACATGTGCCCAGAACTTCTTGCAGATATACCTTATGGCAACAAATCTGATATTTGGTCGCTAG GATGCTGCATGTATGAAATGGCTGCACTCAGACCCGCATTTAAAGCTTTT GATATGCAAGCCCTTATCAACAAGATTACCAAGTCGATTGTATCACCTTTGCCCACAAGATATTCTGGTGCATT TCGGGGACTTGTTAGGAGTATGCTGCGGAGAAGTCCAGAGCATAGGCCAAGT GCAGCGGAACTACTGAAACACCCACATCTACAACCTTACGTGCTGCAAGTGCATTTGAAATCTTCCCCTTCTCGCAGCGTAATTCCTGTGCATCAATCTCCAACTGAAAAGAGAATGACATTCGCCGCAGAGCCTGTTTACAGAAGCAAGGGCAGGAGGAACTCTTTGGGTAATGAAAGGATAGTAACCTTCAGCAAACCTTCCCCAGAGGGAAATTATATCAGCTATATTCCGGGTATGAAGGACTGCACCACGCCACAGAGTGCCAAAGAGCTGTCTGTTGAAGAAAGTCAGGTTGAGGACGTTACTAGTAAAACCGTGGCAGCAAGGACCTCAAGTATCATGAAGACCCCAAAGACAACTCCATGGAAGATGATGACAACCCTGAAGAATCGGCTAGAAGCTCCACAAGCATCCTATGACAGGACAAGTCATATTGAG CAGTTCTCAAGAACACCAGTTGATAACAGGAGCACTCGGCTTGCCCGGAGAGCATCGCTTCCGCTGCCAGTATTCGAGACCCCCAAGCGCAGCAGCATCAGCATCCTGCAGCAGCTGGAGTCCCCTGACGTGTCCGTGAACTCGCCTCGCATCGACAGGATCGCCGAGTTCCCGCTCGCTTCATCCGGGGAGGAGCCCCGGTTCTCGGTCGGCAAGCCCTCGCTATCATCTGCCCACGGCTCGTGCTCCGCGGCCACGCCTCCGTTCGTGGACCGGTCCATCACCAAGGACAAGTGCACGGCCCAAACGCTCCGCACCGCCGCAGCGGCGGCCTCCGACGGCGAAAACGACAGTAggggcgacgacgacgactcgTCCACGGGCCGCAACGCCACGGCGGCCGCGGTCTCGAGCCGCGGGTCGTCAGGATCGtcgaggcagcggcggcagcagcagcgccgGTTCGACACGACGTCGTACCAGCAGCGCGCGGAGGCGCTGGAGGGGCTGCTGGAGTTCAGCGCGCAGCTGCTGCAGCAGGAGCGATACGAGGAGCTGGGCATCCTGCTGAAGCCGTTCGGCCCCGGCGAGAAGGTGTCGCCCAGGGAGACGGCCATATGGCTCACCAAGAGCTTCAAGGAGACAGGGCTGTAG
- the LOC112876687 gene encoding protein IQ-DOMAIN 14-like, whose amino-acid sequence MGRAGKWLRSFLPGRRGGRDKGGAADPADLALALPGPGTGTTTTTPASTPGAKEKRRWSFRRPAASPAKDAQGGRLAHYGSLEPRVLDPDQHAVAVAIATAAAAEAAMAAKHAAAAVVRLSSSAPGSKRTVIGIEEAAAIKIQAVFRSYLARKALCALRGLVKLQALVRGHLVRRQASHTLRCMQALVAAQNRARAARMRMLDDEKPVRTPRTTPTRRSSPHHPRFRHHQDMEENVKIVEVDTGIGEVHGTPRTSRRSSCYATPLCRTPSKNELYQKISPTPSALTDASARTYSGRYDDFSFATARSSPYRYAPSRPHHHDEGADKPAADHPMFVPSYMANTESSRAKARSQSAPRQRLSVSSAAEAACPWERQPSSGRRRASLESQAQATPCARGVAPKYVPVRVQRCPSQASAPGACPWGARLDRWSASAHDSECGSTSTVMTAATTTYCWSLATDNAGMA is encoded by the exons ATGGGCAGGGCGGGCAAGTGGCTCCGGAGCTTCCTGCCGGGCAGGAGGGGCGGCAGGGACAAGGGCGGGGCGGCGGACCCGGCGGACCTGGCGCTGGCGCTGCCGGGGCCGGGGACGGGGACGACCACGACGACGCCGGCGTCCACGCCCGGGGCCAAGGAGAAGAGGCGGTGGAGCTTCCGGCGCCCGGCGGCGTCGCCCGCCAAGGACGCGCAGGGCGGCCGCCTCGCGCACTACGGGTCCCTGGAGCCGCGGGTGCTGGACCCGGACCagcacgccgtcgccgtggccatcgccaccgcggccgcggccgaggcggccatggcggccAAGCATGCCGCCGCGGCCGTCGTCAGGCTCTCGTCGTCCGCGCCGGGGTCCAAGCGCACCGTCATCGGCATCGAAGAGGCCGCCGCCATCAAGATCCAGGCCGTCTTCAGATCCTACCTG GCGAGGAAGGCGCTGTGCGCGCTGCGCGGGCTCGTCAAGCTGCAGGCGCTGGTGCGCGGCCACCTCGTGCGCCGCCAGGCCAGCCACACCCTGCGCTGCATGCAGGCGCTCGTCGCCGCGCAGAACAGGGCGCGCGCCGCGCGGATGCGGATGCTCGACGACGAGAAGCCCGTCCGGACGCCGCGGACAACGCCGACACGGCGCAGCTCGCCGCACCACCCACGCTTCCGGCACCACCAG GACATGGAGGAGAACGTCAAGATCGTGGAGGTGGACACCGGCATCGGCGAGGTGCACGGCACGCCGCGGACGTCGCGCCGCAGCAGCTGCTACGCCACGCCCCTCTGCCGCACGCCGTCGAAGAACGAGCTGTACCAGAAGATCTCGCCGACGCCGTCCGCGCTCACCGACGCCAGCGCGCGCACGTACAGCGGCCGGTACGACGACTTCTCCTTCGCCACCGCGCGGAGCAGTCCGTACCGCTACGCGCCGTCGAGGCCGCACCACCACGACGAAGGCGCCGACAAGCCCGCGGCCGATCACCCGATGTTCGTGCCCAGCTACATGGCGAACACTGAGTCGTCGCGCGCCAAGGCGCGGTCCCAGAGCGCGCCGCGGCAGCGGCTGTCGGTGTCGTCCGCCGCCGAGGCTGCCTGCCCGTGGGAGCGGCAGccgagcagcgggcggcgcagggcgtCGCTGGAGAGCCAGGCGCAGGCGACTCCGTGCGCGCGCGGGGTGGCGCCCAAGTACGTGCCCGTGCGCGTGCAGCGGTGCCCGTCGCAGGCGAGCGCGCCCGGGGCGTGCCCGTGGGGCGCGAGGCTGGACCGGTGGAGCGCGTCGGCGCACGACAGCGAGTGCGGGTCGACGAGCACGGTGAtgaccgccgccaccaccacgtACTGCTGGTCGCTGGCCACCGACAACGCCGGCATGGCGTGA